ACCGTCGTGAGGACGCGGCGTTCAAACAATTTCTTGCGCTATCCAAATTCCGGCGGCGGAATTGCGCGGATTGCTCCGACACCAGCAACTTAACTCTTCAGTCATCCAATTCTTCCAGCCGTCGCTCAATAAACCGCCGCTCCGGTTCCTGTTGCATGAGAGTTAGCGCTCGCTCATAAGCCGCCCGTGAATGAGCCGGCGAGACGATCCCACGTTCCTTCTGGGGTCGCGGTGTAATACCGTCAGCAACGCGATAAAGGGTGTTCACATCAAGCCGCCATCCACGTGCTGGCTTTGAAGTGGATCCGAATCCTCTATCGCTGTTGGAACGACCGCGCACCATATAACGAATCGACTTACCTCAACGCGCTAAAGCAACGTGGGTCACCGCTGCTTCAATACATCGCCACTACAACTCAACAAGGAAAAACTTGACAGTCAACCTCAGGACGTGTGTTGGACTTCTTTTCTCTGTGCATGGTAAGCCAACGCATGGAGTGCGAACCTTCACTCTAGCTGGGTTTTGGTGAGCATCGAAAGAGTTGGCTTCTCTAAGGCGTTGGATACAACGGCCAACCGCCAAAGCGGATGGCTGTTGAGCCATTCGTTGCTGCTGATAAAGAAATGCTCCACCTCAGAAGCCGTGCCCTTGACCTCGACATGGAGTTGAGCCGTACCCTTTTTTGCCAGAAGATCATAGCCACAATTAGAGGTCTGTTTGTCCTCCCACGCGTAGCCCTTCCGCGTCAGATGCTGCTTCACAAACTCGACCGCGGCTTCTTCAACCTTGCGACGGTGTGCGGCATCCGGAAAGACGATTTTGGGTTTCCGAGCATAATCGATGGACTGCGGCCGGACGGCCACCAACCTTTCCGCCAATGCCGCTAGTGTTTTCCTCCACTCATCATCTTTTCCTACACCCTTCACGTAAACTATTGGCGCCCTCCTGAAATGAGCGCCAGAAATCTGTACCGTCCGATGCTCCGGATCTACAAGATGGCCGCTTGT
This sequence is a window from Gammaproteobacteria bacterium. Protein-coding genes within it:
- a CDS encoding DUF3883 domain-containing protein; translated protein: MKGVGKDDEWRKTLAALAERLVAVRPQSIDYARKPKIVFPDAAHRRKVEEAAVEFVKQHLTRKGYAWEDKQTSNCGYDLLAKKGTAQLHVEVKGTASEVEHFFISSNEWLNSHPLWRLAVVSNALEKPTLSMLTKTQLE